One Flavobacteriales bacterium genomic window carries:
- a CDS encoding helix-turn-helix transcriptional regulator → MDREKELQKLGERIKELRKSKGMTQLDLAAAINQDYTSITRLEAGRTNPTYVTLLKIAEGLEVSVSDLLKIE, encoded by the coding sequence ATGGATCGAGAAAAGGAATTACAAAAGTTAGGAGAACGGATCAAAGAATTGCGAAAAAGCAAAGGAATGACCCAGTTGGACTTGGCGGCTGCTATTAATCAAGATTATACTTCTATTACTAGATTAGAGGCGGGGAGAACAAACCCAACTTATGTAACTCTTTTGAAGATTGCCGAAGGGCTAGAAGTAAGCGTGAGTGATTTATTGAAAATAGAGTAA